The stretch of DNA TTTGCCAGTTCTTGAAGGCAATTCCACCGCTGTAGGAATTCTAATCCGTAATCTGGTTGATAATGCAATTCGTTATTGCAAGGAAAATGGTAAGGTTATAGTTCGAGCGTTTCAAAAAGAGAGTCATCTCATTTTTGAAGTATCTGATAACGGTCCCGGTATTCCGGAAGAGTTACAAAGCCGTGTTTTTGAGCGCTTTTTTCGAGTGCTTGGAAATAAAAGCCCGGGCAGCGGGCTAGGTCTTGCCATTGTCAGACAAATCTGTGACCTGCATGGCGCCAGAGTCGAACTGGAATCGCCTAAAGAAGGTAGCGGTTTAATTGTCAGAGTACTTTTTCCTTTAAGTTGATCCAGTCTTAAACTAGCTGAATACAGCGCGGCCTGCCAATTCTTTTAGCGCCTGTCGGATTAATTGCTCGCAGCTTTTATTACCATCATCCAGCCGTGAAACTACTTTTGTCGCTTCCTGTAATTTGTAACCCAAGGCTTCCAGGGCGCGAATTGCTTCGTCTTGTTCACGAGGATTAACGGTTAACTCTCGTTTAGGTACCTCAAGAGACTCCGAAACCATCAGTTGCTCAATGCTGTCTTTCATTTCAATGATTAATCGTTCCGCTGTCTTTTTACCTATTCCAGGCAGTTTGGTCAGAAAGACCGCATTCTGCTGTACTATCGTCTGAATGAACTCAGTGGGGGCAATACTGGAAAGTATATTGATTGCCAACTTCGGCCCTACTCCGTTTACTTTAATGAGGGCCCGAAATAGTGAACGTTCCAGTTTATCGGCAAAACCATAGAGCAGAAAAGCGTCTTCACGAACAATGGTATGGATGTGCAAAGTAATTTGACCGCCAGAAGCCTCCAGCTGGAAAAATGTATTAAGCGACGTTTCTACATCATAGCCAACACCGTTGACATTCACTACAAAACGCCCGGGATGCGATTTATCGATAATCGTTCCCTGTAACCAACCAATCATAAGCCTAACTCCTGATTTTTCATATTAACGGCCGACATCTCGCTTTGCAGAGTCTACAGCTCAAAGAACAAACAATTAACTTAAGGTCAATGCCTTGAGCGTTCGCCGGTTATGGCAATGACATATCGCAATAGCAAGCGCATCAGCCGCGTCACTTTGTGGTGCTTTATTTAGCATTAATAAACTGACTACCATTCGCTTAACCTGCTCTTTTTCCGCGGCCCCATAACCAGCAATCGCCTGCTTGACTTCTCTTGGAGAATACTCGCTGATCTTAACCCGATGCGAGGCCGCGGCGACCATGGCCACGCCTCGGGCATGCCCCAGTTTTAAAGCAGAATTAGGGTTTTGATGCATGAACACCTGCTCAATAGCCACTTCGTCAGGTTCATAATTATCCATTAGAAGGCAGATACCATTAAAGATTTCAAGCAATCTCTGGCTTAATTCAACATCTGACGTTCTAATGCAGCCACTGTCTACATAAACCAGTTTGCGTTTTTCTTCTCTGACAATTCCATATCCGGTAACTCGTGAACCGGGATCAATCCCCAGGATAACGGTCATTCAAACAAGGAATCCGGTAATTGAGCATTGCTATAGACATCCTGTACATCATCAAGATCTTCAAGCGTGTCAATAAGCTTAATCAAGGTTTCAGCAGTCTCTTTATCCACGGGAATCATTGTCTGCGCACGCATAGTCAAACTTGATTGCTCAACTTCAAAACCTGCATTCTGCAGGGCATTCAGTACGGCATGGTAGTTTTCTGAAGCGGTAATCACTTCAACCTGCCCTTCCTCTGTGGAGACATCCTCAGCCCCTGCTTCAATAGCTGCTTCCATAGCAGCATCTTCTGGTTGACCCGCAGCTAATAAAATCTCACCCTGATTGTTGAATAAATAGGCAACCGAACCATCAGTCCCCAGATTTCCACCATTTTTGGTGAACGCATGGCGAACTTCTGATACCGTACGGTTTTTATTATCTGATAGACAATCAACTAAAATTGCCACTCCGCCAGGACCATAGCCTTCGTAACGCATTTGCATCATATTGTCACCGTCAAGCCCGCCGGCGCCGCGCTTAATAGCGTTGTCAATTGTATCCCGTTTCATATTGGCTTTCAGTGCTTTAACCACCGCATCTCTCAAACGCGGGTTGGATGATTCATCTCCCCCGCCCATCCGGGCAGAAACCGTAATTTCACGGATTAATTTGGTAAAAATTTTACCTCGTTTGGCATCTTGTACGCCTTTTCTGAATTTAATATTCGCCCATTTACTATGACCGGCCACGACACACCTCAATGCTAAAAAAATTGAAAAAATTATAGCATTCAAGCCGATTCCGGAATAGAGGTTCTGCCGATAGAATTATGTTCTCGACAGGCTGAATCGATCGAGATATTCTAGAAATAACTAACTTCAGGGAGAATTGCGGTGTATTTGTCCGGATTTGGCAATCATCATCAAACAGAAGCGATAGCAGGAGCACTACCCACAAATCAAAATTCTCCCCAGGAATGCGCTTATGGGCTTTATGCCGAGCAATTAAGCGGCTCTGCATTTACCAAA from Legionella quinlivanii encodes:
- the ruvC gene encoding crossover junction endodeoxyribonuclease RuvC, yielding MTVILGIDPGSRVTGYGIVREEKRKLVYVDSGCIRTSDVELSQRLLEIFNGICLLMDNYEPDEVAIEQVFMHQNPNSALKLGHARGVAMVAAASHRVKISEYSPREVKQAIAGYGAAEKEQVKRMVVSLLMLNKAPQSDAADALAIAICHCHNRRTLKALTLS
- a CDS encoding YebC/PmpR family DNA-binding transcriptional regulator; this encodes MAGHSKWANIKFRKGVQDAKRGKIFTKLIREITVSARMGGGDESSNPRLRDAVVKALKANMKRDTIDNAIKRGAGGLDGDNMMQMRYEGYGPGGVAILVDCLSDNKNRTVSEVRHAFTKNGGNLGTDGSVAYLFNNQGEILLAAGQPEDAAMEAAIEAGAEDVSTEEGQVEVITASENYHAVLNALQNAGFEVEQSSLTMRAQTMIPVDKETAETLIKLIDTLEDLDDVQDVYSNAQLPDSLFE
- the ruvA gene encoding Holliday junction branch migration protein RuvA, translated to MIGWLQGTIIDKSHPGRFVVNVNGVGYDVETSLNTFFQLEASGGQITLHIHTIVREDAFLLYGFADKLERSLFRALIKVNGVGPKLAINILSSIAPTEFIQTIVQQNAVFLTKLPGIGKKTAERLIIEMKDSIEQLMVSESLEVPKRELTVNPREQDEAIRALEALGYKLQEATKVVSRLDDGNKSCEQLIRQALKELAGRAVFS